The following coding sequences are from one Anguilla anguilla isolate fAngAng1 chromosome 12, fAngAng1.pri, whole genome shotgun sequence window:
- the LOC118208956 gene encoding uncharacterized protein LOC118208956 has protein sequence MSVHIQGAIPCDVTRFHVSLQSAEAKCSDKALYINPRFNPKEFVVFNTFQNGKFEEQERVTDMPFILGEIFELVIIVTGQGYQVSVNGREFYVFKHRMPLARVLALGIGGDVFVESVNIMGGGPGAIQAWPGPGYIGAGSYTQPIPGGLKAGMSLYLRGTIPSEDINRFHINLEGGGDVAVHFNPRFSGWRGVVFNTRDNGQWQAEEKVKEMSFRKGESFELVFNVTSEGYQVNVDGRELHMYKHRVPLEQVTDLVIGGDVLVQTINIIMDQEVIPGYPGPEDEQGLIQEYPGPGDVSTTPLSKAIDGGLKPGMSLYFEGMVHSEINRFHINLEAGSDVAMHFKVNFQQAEMVVFNNLEKGSWDKEERVTEMPFRKGENFQLLFNVTSDGYQVIVNSCAFHVYKHRIPVDRVSSLSIGGNVSVKTISIIKAQRIIQEYPGPGDVKSTPLSKAIDGGLKPGTSLYFQGKVHSEINRFHINLEAGSDIAMHFKVNFKYTELLAFNTLLNRGWQIEEKLGQMPFRKGQDFDLLISATLKGYQVIVNGCMIHMYKHRIPLDRVTSLTVGGDVSVKSIAIIKGSTGGEVGGGSWYNWRFLPMMGKQPIYNPPIPYTRMIPGGLTPMKTIAFSGRVLPDADRIVFNFNVSSSGDLALHFNPRMNQGSVVRNARLRGTWGAEEKDVKFNPFRQGQYFEILIRCETQKLMFFGNGKHMFDFYHRFQPFTKIDALHISGGVQLSHILL, from the exons ATGTCTGTCCACATTCAGGGAGCGATTCCCTGTGACGTCACCAG gttccACGTTAGCCTGCAGTCTGCAGAGGCGAAATGCAGTGACAAAGCCTTATACATCAACCCCCGGTTCAACCCAAAGGAGTTTGTGGTTTTCAACACCTTTCAGAATGGGAAATttgaggagcaggagagggtcACTGATATGCCCTTCATTCTGGGGGAGATCTTTGAGCTGGTCATCATTGTCACCGGGCAGGGCTACCAG GTGAGCGTAAACGGTCGTGAGTTCTACGTGTTCAAGCACCGCATGCCGTTGGCGAGAGTGCTGGCCCTGGGGATCGGTGGGGACGTGTTTGTGGAGTCCGTCAACATCATGGGG ggAGGACCCGGAGCTATACAGGCATGGCCAGGTCCAGGATACATCGGG GCTGGCTCATATACGCAGCCCATCCCTGGTGGTTTGAAGGCGGGAATGTCTCTGTACTTGCGGGGAACCATTCCCTCTGAAGATATCAACAG ATTTCACATAAacctggagggtgggggtgatgtTGCCGTTCACTTCAACCCCCGATTCAGCGGCTGGAGAGGTGTGGTGTTCAACACTCGCGACAATGGCCAATGGCAAGCGGAGGAGAAGGTCAAAGAGATGTCCTTCCGTAAGGGGGAGAGCTTTGAGCTGGTCTTCAATGTCACCTCAGAGGGCTACCAG GTGAACGTTGATGGTCGTGAGCTCCACATGTACAAGCACCGCGTACCACTGGAGCAGGTGACTGACCTGGTCATTGGTGGGGATGTCCTTGTGCAGACCATCAACATCAtcatg GATCAAGAGGTCATACCAGGGTATCCAGGTCCAGAAGAT gaacAAGGACTCATACAGGAGTACCCAGGTCCAGGAgatgtgagc ACCACCCCACTTTCCAAGGCCATCGATGGAGGTTTGAAGCCGGGAATGTCTCTGTATTTCGAAGGAATGGTACACAGTGAGATCAACAG GTTCCACATAAACCTGGAGGCGGGGAGTGATGTAGCCATGCACTTCAAAGTGAATTTCCAACAAGCTGAGATGGTGGTATTCAACAACCTTGAGAAGGGCAGCTGGGATAAGGAGGAGAGGGTCACTGAGATGCCCTTCCGTAAGGGAGAGAACTTTCAGCTGCTCTTCAATGTCACCTCAGACGGCTACCAG GTGATTGTTAACAGTTGTGCGTTCCACGTGTATAAGCACCGCATACCGGTAGATCGTGTGAGCTCCCTGTCGATTGGTGGAAATGTCTCTGTGAAGACCATCAGCATTATCAAG gCACAAAGAATCATACAGGAgtacccaggtcctggagatgTGAAG AGCACCCCACTTTCCAAGGCCATCGATGGTGGTTTGAAGCCGGGAACGTCTCTTTACTTCCAAGGAAAGGTTCACAGTGAGATCAACAG GTTCCACATAAACCTGGAGGCTGGGAGTGATATTGCCATGCACTTCAAAGTCAATTTCAAATATACTGAGCTTTTGGCATTCAACACTCTCCTGAATCGTGGATGGCAAATCGAGGAGAAGCTCGGCCAGATGCCCTTTCGTAAGGGCCAGGACTTTGACCTACTCATCAGTGCCACCTTAAAGGGCTACCAG GTGATCGTTAACGGTTGTATGATCCACATGTACAAGCACCGCATACCACTGGATCGTGTGACCTCCCTGACAGTTGGTGGAGATGTCTCTGTGAAGTCCATCGCCATCATTAAG ggAAGTACAGGCGGTGAGGTAGGCGGAGGATCATGGTACAATTGGAGATTCCTGCCG atGATGGGTAAACAACCAATATACAACCCA CCCATTCCCTACACCAGGATGATCCCAGGAGGATTGACTCCAATGAAGACCATTGCTTTCAGTGGCAGAGTGCTACCTGATGCCGACAG GATTGTTTTTAACTTCAATGTGAGCAGTAGTGGAGACCTCGCCTTGCATTTTAACCCGCGGATGAATCAGGGGTCAGTGGTGCGGAATGCCCGCCTGCGTGGGACATGGGGGGCCGAGGAGAAAGATGTCAAGTTCAACCCCTTCCGGCAGGGGCAGTACTTTGAG ATCTTGATTCGCTGTGAGACGCAGAAGCTTATGTTTTTTGGAAACGGGAAGCACATGTTCGACTTCTACCACCGGTTCCAGCCATTCACTAAGATTGACGCCCTGCACATCAGTGGGGGCGTGCAGCTGTCCCACATACTTCTGTGA